One Kitasatospora sp. MAP12-44 DNA segment encodes these proteins:
- a CDS encoding zinc ABC transporter substrate-binding protein, which yields MHPLRTRQARRRATRLALGLAAVGAITVTSACATTAPSTSTDTADGGHGKVIQVVAAENFWGSIARQLGGDHVKVTSIITNPDTDPHSYEPTAADGRTVAGAQYAIVNGIGYDSWADKLIGANPSKSRSTLDVGDLVGVKQGGNPHQWYSPDSVTKVVEQISADYQRIDPADAAYFQAQQSAFETKTLASYHQLISDIRTKYAGTPIGASESIVSPLAEGLGLKLITPASFLAAMSEGTDPTAADKAAIDQQIAGKQIKVYVYNTQNSTPDVTAQVNAAKAQGIPVATVTETLAPAGAGFQDWQTKELQGIEAALSQAVAK from the coding sequence ATGCACCCCTTGCGTACCCGCCAGGCCCGCCGTCGCGCCACGCGACTGGCGCTGGGCCTCGCCGCCGTCGGCGCGATCACGGTCACCAGTGCCTGCGCCACCACCGCGCCGTCCACCAGCACGGACACGGCGGACGGCGGGCACGGCAAGGTGATCCAGGTGGTCGCGGCGGAGAACTTCTGGGGCAGCATCGCCCGCCAACTCGGCGGTGACCACGTGAAGGTGACCAGCATCATCACCAACCCGGACACCGACCCGCACTCCTACGAGCCGACCGCGGCCGACGGCCGCACGGTGGCCGGCGCGCAGTACGCGATCGTCAACGGCATCGGCTACGACAGCTGGGCGGACAAGCTGATCGGCGCCAACCCCAGCAAGAGCCGCAGCACCCTGGACGTGGGCGACCTGGTCGGCGTCAAGCAGGGCGGCAACCCGCACCAGTGGTACTCGCCGGACAGCGTCACCAAGGTGGTCGAGCAGATATCCGCCGACTACCAGCGGATCGACCCGGCCGACGCCGCGTACTTCCAGGCCCAGCAGTCGGCCTTCGAGACCAAGACGCTTGCCTCGTACCACCAGCTGATATCCGACATCAGGACGAAGTACGCCGGCACCCCGATCGGGGCCTCCGAGTCGATCGTCAGCCCGCTCGCCGAGGGCCTGGGGCTGAAGCTGATCACCCCCGCGAGCTTCCTGGCCGCGATGAGCGAGGGCACCGACCCGACCGCCGCCGACAAGGCCGCCATCGACCAGCAGATCGCCGGCAAGCAGATCAAGGTCTACGTCTACAACACCCAGAACTCCACCCCGGACGTGACCGCGCAGGTCAACGCGGCCAAGGCGCAGGGCATCCCGGTGGCCACCGTGACCGAGACCCTGGCGCCGGCCGGAGCCGGCTTCCAGGACTGGCAGACCAAGGAACTCCAGGGCATCGAGGCCGCGTTGAGCCAGGCGGTGGCCAAGTGA